One Oscillospiraceae bacterium DNA segment encodes these proteins:
- a CDS encoding prephenate dehydrogenase/arogenate dehydrogenase family protein, which produces MVIGIVGLGLIGGSLAKAYKKSNNTVYGFDIDTITLQYAIMTGTLDAALTQDTLKLCDAVFIALYPDATVEYILKNQSFFKKDSIVIDCCGVKEKICSPCFDIADKNNFHFVGGHPMAGLQNSGYKNSKEDLFCGANMILVPKKNEDIALLSKIKDILVLAGFESVSVTSAQNHDKIIAYTSQLAHVVSNAYVKSPSAAVHHGFSAGSYKDLTRVAQLSAEMWTQLFMDNKENLLFEIDSIINSLNQYKDAIKSNDRQALFSLLKEGSDRKVKIDKNELE; this is translated from the coding sequence ATGGTAATAGGAATTGTTGGTTTAGGTCTTATCGGCGGTTCTCTTGCTAAAGCTTATAAAAAAAGCAACAATACTGTTTACGGTTTTGATATTGACACTATCACTCTGCAATATGCTATTATGACCGGCACTTTAGATGCAGCTTTGACACAGGATACCTTAAAGCTTTGTGATGCTGTTTTTATTGCTTTATACCCCGATGCAACCGTCGAATATATTCTTAAAAATCAAAGCTTTTTCAAAAAAGACTCAATTGTTATTGATTGTTGCGGCGTTAAAGAAAAAATTTGTTCTCCCTGTTTTGATATAGCAGATAAAAATAATTTTCATTTTGTAGGTGGACACCCTATGGCAGGATTGCAAAATTCCGGCTATAAAAACTCTAAGGAAGATTTATTTTGCGGCGCAAATATGATTTTAGTTCCAAAGAAAAACGAAGATATTGCGCTATTATCAAAAATAAAGGATATTCTTGTATTAGCAGGTTTTGAAAGTGTTTCTGTTACATCTGCTCAAAATCACGACAAAATAATTGCATACACCTCTCAGCTTGCTCACGTTGTTTCAAACGCATATGTTAAAAGTCCGTCTGCAGCTGTACATCACGGTTTTTCTGCAGGAAGCTACAAGGATCTAACCCGTGTTGCTCAATTAAGTGCTGAGATGTGGACACAGCTTTTTATGGACAATAAAGAAAACCTTTTATTTGAAATAGACAGCATTATAAACTCCTTAAATCAATACAAGGATGCAATAAAATCCAATGACAGACAAGCTCTCTTTTCGCTTCTCAAGGAAGGCAGTGACAGAAAGGTAAAGATAGACAAAAATGAGCTTGAATAA
- the aroF gene encoding 3-deoxy-7-phosphoheptulonate synthase, producing the protein MIILLKENSPQPQIDNLTDWLENQGMQVHLSKGKFQTIMGLIGDAGKIDVNLLEGLDIVEKVTRITEPFKNANRKFHPDDTIVQISDDVKIGGGNFVLIAGPCSVESEQQIIEIADSVKKSGASVLRGGAFKPRTSPYDFQGLGAQGIDLLKKAKEATKMPIITEIMNANHLPLFDDVDIIQVGARNMQNFELLKELGKTKKPILLKRGLSSTINELLMSAEYIMSGGNENIILCERGIRTFETYTRNTLDLSAVCMLKELSHLPVVVDPSHACGISRIVPSLALAAVAGGADGLMIEVHNNPSKALCDGAQSLSPEQFEILSKKAFAIKGEMNKW; encoded by the coding sequence ATGATTATTCTTTTAAAAGAAAATTCCCCACAACCTCAAATAGACAATCTTACCGATTGGCTTGAAAACCAAGGAATGCAGGTTCACCTTTCAAAAGGAAAATTTCAAACTATTATGGGCCTTATCGGAGATGCCGGTAAAATTGACGTCAATCTTTTAGAAGGTCTTGATATTGTCGAAAAGGTTACAAGAATAACTGAGCCTTTTAAAAATGCCAACAGAAAGTTTCACCCTGACGACACTATTGTTCAGATTTCTGACGATGTTAAAATAGGCGGTGGAAATTTCGTATTGATTGCAGGTCCATGTTCAGTCGAAAGTGAACAGCAGATTATCGAAATTGCTGACAGCGTAAAAAAAAGCGGTGCTTCTGTTTTGAGAGGCGGTGCTTTTAAACCAAGAACCTCGCCCTATGATTTCCAAGGTCTCGGTGCCCAAGGAATAGACCTTTTGAAAAAAGCTAAAGAAGCTACAAAAATGCCTATAATTACTGAAATTATGAATGCAAACCATCTGCCTCTTTTTGATGATGTTGATATCATTCAGGTAGGCGCAAGAAATATGCAAAACTTTGAGCTTCTTAAAGAATTAGGTAAAACAAAAAAGCCCATTCTTTTAAAAAGAGGTCTTTCAAGCACTATTAACGAATTACTTATGAGCGCTGAATATATTATGTCCGGCGGCAACGAAAATATAATTTTATGCGAACGAGGAATCAGAACCTTTGAAACCTACACAAGAAACACTCTTGATTTATCTGCGGTTTGTATGCTTAAAGAACTGTCTCATCTTCCCGTTGTTGTTGACCCAAGCCACGCTTGCGGAATTTCAAGAATAGTTCCTTCATTAGCTCTTGCAGCTGTAGCAGGCGGTGCAGACGGTCTTATGATTGAAGTTCATAACAATCCTTCAAAGGCATTATGCGACGGCGCTCAATCCCTCTCCCCTGAACAATTTGAAATTCTTTCCAAGAAGGCGTTTGCAATAAAAGGAGAAATGAACAAATGGTAA
- the glmS gene encoding glutamine--fructose-6-phosphate transaminase (isomerizing) yields MCGIVGYIGKRQAAEILIEGLKKLEYRGYDSAGIAVRYEDGIIVEKSKGRLADLEAKLEKCGVPTGNIGIGHTRWATHGEPSDVNSHPHCGGKVTLVHNGIIENYIPLKQQLIEQGRVFVSQTDTEVAAQLIDSLYKGDPFDAIFSAMDIIKGSYAFGIMFEDIPDKVFAVRKDSPLVIGVGEGENYIASDIPAILNHTREYYLIDEKELVVLTKDSVKIYGADRKEINKETMTATWDIEAAEKGGYPHFMIKEIHEEPKALRDTILPRLANGIDNILGEELEDTSEIKRIVVVACGSAMHAGLLGKYAIEKLARVPVDVCIASEFRYCDPILNKGDLVILISQSGETADSLAALRLAKQRGIPVYAIVNVVGSSIAREADKAIFTWAGPEIAVATTKAYSTQTAVMYVLALRLAMDRKTISREYAQKLSDALCAIPEKVEKILENVKEYEELAAFNKDIHDLFFIGRGQDYALCCEGSLKLKEISYMHSEAYAAGELKHGTISLIYDGVPVVAAATEEALMEKTISNIKEVKARGAFVIFLCKKGAVKENDFYDKLIEIPETEELFMPLLSIVPLQTYAYYTSICKGCDVDKPRNLAKSVTVE; encoded by the coding sequence ATGTGCGGAATAGTTGGATATATAGGAAAAAGACAGGCAGCAGAAATTCTTATAGAAGGTCTTAAAAAGCTTGAATACAGAGGCTATGACTCTGCAGGTATTGCAGTAAGATATGAAGATGGAATAATAGTTGAAAAATCCAAAGGCAGATTGGCAGATTTAGAAGCTAAGCTTGAAAAATGCGGTGTTCCTACAGGAAATATAGGAATAGGACATACCCGTTGGGCAACTCACGGTGAGCCTTCTGACGTTAATTCTCATCCCCACTGCGGCGGAAAAGTAACTCTTGTTCATAACGGAATTATTGAGAACTATATTCCTTTAAAGCAACAGCTTATTGAACAGGGAAGAGTTTTCGTATCTCAGACAGATACAGAAGTAGCAGCACAGCTCATTGACTCTTTATATAAGGGCGATCCCTTTGATGCTATTTTCTCGGCTATGGATATAATTAAAGGCTCATATGCTTTTGGAATTATGTTTGAAGATATTCCCGATAAAGTTTTCGCAGTAAGAAAAGACAGTCCTCTTGTAATAGGAGTAGGCGAGGGAGAAAACTATATAGCTTCCGATATTCCCGCAATTTTAAATCATACAAGAGAATATTATCTTATTGATGAAAAGGAATTGGTAGTACTTACAAAGGACAGCGTTAAGATTTACGGTGCTGACAGAAAAGAAATAAACAAAGAAACTATGACAGCAACCTGGGATATTGAAGCAGCGGAAAAAGGCGGATATCCTCACTTTATGATAAAAGAAATTCACGAAGAGCCTAAGGCTTTGAGAGATACAATACTTCCCAGACTCGCTAACGGAATAGATAATATTTTAGGTGAAGAATTAGAAGATACTTCCGAAATAAAAAGAATAGTAGTTGTTGCTTGCGGCTCTGCTATGCATGCAGGCTTATTGGGTAAATATGCAATAGAAAAGCTTGCAAGAGTTCCCGTTGATGTGTGTATCGCTTCGGAATTCCGTTATTGCGACCCCATTTTAAATAAAGGTGATTTGGTAATACTTATTTCTCAGTCGGGAGAAACAGCAGACTCTCTTGCAGCATTACGTCTTGCAAAACAAAGAGGAATACCCGTTTACGCTATTGTAAATGTTGTAGGCTCCTCTATTGCACGTGAAGCTGATAAAGCAATCTTTACTTGGGCAGGTCCCGAAATTGCAGTTGCAACTACCAAGGCTTATTCTACACAGACAGCCGTTATGTACGTTCTTGCATTAAGACTTGCTATGGACAGAAAAACAATCTCCCGTGAATATGCTCAAAAGCTTTCAGATGCTCTTTGCGCTATTCCCGAAAAGGTTGAAAAAATTCTTGAAAATGTCAAAGAATATGAAGAGCTTGCAGCCTTCAATAAAGATATTCACGATTTATTCTTTATAGGACGCGGACAGGACTACGCTCTATGCTGTGAAGGTTCATTAAAGCTTAAAGAAATTTCATATATGCACAGTGAAGCATATGCGGCAGGCGAGCTTAAACACGGAACGATTTCTCTTATCTATGATGGAGTTCCCGTTGTTGCGGCAGCTACCGAAGAAGCTCTTATGGAAAAAACAATAAGCAATATAAAAGAAGTTAAAGCAAGAGGCGCATTTGTTATATTCCTTTGTAAGAAGGGCGCAGTAAAAGAAAATGATTTTTATGATAAACTCATAGAAATTCCCGAAACAGAAGAACTGTTTATGCCTCTTCTCTCAATTGTTCCTTTACAAACCTATGCTTATTATACTTCAATCTGCAAGGGTTGTGACGTTGATAAGCCCAGAAACTTAGCAAAATCAGTAACAGTTGAATAA
- a CDS encoding GTPase Era — MNYTKKSGFVTIAGRANVGKSTLLNLLVGEKVAIVSHRPQTTRNSITGILNTDTAQIVFVDTPGMHKPKTKLSEFMVKNIKEALTDTDIVLFVVEPKNSASEIDLSLLESFKASGQQVILIINKTDTISATEVAELITTFNSLFDFASIIPTSAKGGKDRELIISEIEKLLLPGAIFFPEDMITDQPEKQIAAEIIREKALKSLSDEIPHGIAVEIESFKEREESDILDISAVIYCERQSHKGIIIGKNGKMLKLIGSRAREDMERFFDCRVNLQCWVKDKGDWRNNDRMLKNFGYTNQ, encoded by the coding sequence ATGAATTATACTAAAAAAAGCGGTTTTGTAACTATTGCAGGAAGAGCAAATGTAGGAAAATCAACACTTTTAAATCTTCTTGTAGGTGAAAAGGTTGCCATCGTTTCACACCGTCCCCAGACTACAAGAAACAGTATTACAGGAATTTTAAACACCGATACTGCTCAGATTGTTTTTGTAGATACTCCCGGTATGCACAAGCCTAAAACCAAGCTGTCTGAATTTATGGTTAAAAATATAAAAGAGGCTCTTACCGATACAGATATTGTGCTTTTTGTTGTTGAGCCTAAAAACAGCGCTTCCGAAATTGACCTTTCCTTGCTTGAAAGCTTTAAAGCTTCGGGACAGCAGGTTATTCTTATAATAAACAAAACTGATACAATAAGCGCTACAGAGGTTGCAGAGCTTATCACAACCTTTAATTCTCTTTTCGATTTTGCTTCTATTATTCCAACAAGCGCAAAAGGAGGCAAAGACAGAGAGCTTATCATTTCCGAAATTGAAAAGCTTTTACTACCCGGTGCTATATTCTTCCCCGAAGATATGATTACCGACCAGCCCGAAAAACAAATTGCCGCTGAAATAATAAGAGAAAAGGCATTAAAATCATTATCCGATGAAATTCCCCACGGTATTGCAGTTGAAATAGAAAGCTTTAAAGAGCGTGAGGAAAGCGATATTCTTGATATAAGCGCTGTGATTTATTGTGAACGTCAAAGCCACAAAGGAATTATAATCGGCAAAAACGGAAAAATGCTCAAGCTTATAGGCTCCAGAGCAAGAGAAGATATGGAGCGCTTCTTTGATTGCCGTGTAAATCTTCAATGTTGGGTTAAAGATAAGGGAGATTGGCGCAACAATGACAGAATGTTGAAAAACTTCGGATATACCAATCAATAA
- the ybeY gene encoding rRNA maturation RNase YbeY: protein MIKFCFSCSYPDSRQYKAVIMEAATEALKYENCFENYEISITLTDDEQIHQYNKQFRNKDKATDVLSFPLSDQSEGLKKNPDNNCYMLGDIVISIDTAARQAKENLQSLEREIAFLTIHSVLHLLGYDHETSEEDEKEMFSKQDEIIHRIYAV from the coding sequence ATGATTAAATTTTGTTTTTCCTGCAGCTATCCCGACAGCAGACAATATAAGGCTGTTATTATGGAGGCGGCTACCGAAGCCTTAAAATACGAAAACTGTTTTGAAAACTATGAAATATCAATAACTTTAACCGACGACGAACAGATACATCAGTACAACAAGCAATTTCGCAACAAGGATAAGGCTACAGATGTTCTTTCCTTTCCCCTATCAGATCAGAGCGAAGGACTTAAAAAAAATCCCGACAACAACTGCTATATGTTGGGAGATATAGTTATTTCTATAGACACTGCTGCAAGACAAGCTAAAGAAAATTTACAAAGTCTTGAGCGTGAAATTGCTTTTTTAACAATTCACAGCGTTTTACATCTTTTAGGCTATGACCACGAAACCTCAGAAGAAGATGAAAAAGAAATGTTTTCAAAGCAAGACGAAATCATTCACCGTATATACGCAGTTTAA
- a CDS encoding PhoH family protein produces the protein MDENVLIIEKHFSVTIINRDTVVKITAQDEASADKAERVLKSLGEIAKKKQLIDNQMVRYIISLSETGDEGLAVSLIESCICITSSGRPVKPKTQGQKLYCDAISKNTITFGIGPAGTGKTYLAVAKAANAMRKKEIKKIILTRPAVEAGEKLGFLPGDLQNKVDPYLRPLYDALFDMFGAESFAKMQERSIIEVAPLAYMRGRTLDDSFIILDEAQNTTPEQMKMFLTRLGFNSKAVITGDVTQIDLPDRKKSGLIEASKILSDIEDIAICRFTHKDVVRHPLVQKIVNAYEKHEKDGKRK, from the coding sequence ATGGATGAAAATGTGCTTATAATAGAAAAGCATTTTTCCGTTACAATTATAAACAGAGATACTGTTGTTAAAATAACTGCGCAGGACGAGGCTTCTGCTGACAAGGCTGAAAGAGTTTTAAAAAGCTTAGGTGAGATTGCAAAGAAAAAACAGCTTATTGACAATCAAATGGTACGTTATATTATAAGCCTTTCCGAAACAGGAGATGAAGGTCTTGCTGTTTCTCTTATTGAAAGCTGTATATGTATCACCTCTTCGGGACGTCCTGTAAAGCCTAAAACACAGGGACAGAAGCTTTACTGCGATGCAATAAGTAAAAATACAATTACTTTTGGTATAGGCCCTGCAGGAACAGGAAAAACCTATCTTGCCGTTGCTAAAGCTGCAAATGCTATGCGCAAAAAAGAAATCAAAAAAATCATTCTTACACGTCCTGCTGTTGAAGCGGGAGAAAAATTAGGCTTTTTGCCTGGTGATTTACAAAACAAGGTTGACCCTTATTTACGACCTTTATACGATGCTCTTTTTGATATGTTTGGTGCTGAATCCTTTGCAAAAATGCAGGAGCGTTCTATAATAGAGGTTGCTCCTTTGGCATATATGAGAGGACGTACTCTTGACGATTCCTTTATAATTCTTGACGAAGCTCAGAATACAACCCCTGAACAAATGAAAATGTTTTTAACAAGATTAGGCTTCAACTCTAAAGCAGTAATTACGGGAGACGTTACTCAAATAGATTTACCCGACCGTAAAAAATCGGGACTTATAGAAGCTTCTAAAATACTTTCGGACATTGAAGATATTGCTATATGCCGCTTTACTCACAAAGATGTTGTACGTCATCCGTTAGTACAAAAAATTGTAAATGCCTATGAAAAGCACGAAAAGGACGGTAAAAGAAAATGA
- a CDS encoding endonuclease MutS2, with protein sequence MNFDRALNALEYKSVIDLLVSKAITQGGKKICSELLPKTDISEVSILLENTDDAFRYILKGGEPPIAPVTDIVNSVKRAQSGGILSTAEFLEIAKVLKVTRNLCTYFEDYSFDSSLNEYISLLMPNKYLEEKIFSIILGVDEIADNASQTLFDIRRKIRITSQKIKDSLQKITHSPATQKYLQEPIVTVRSERYVIPVKAEYRSEIAGLVHDTSASGATLFIEPMSVVEANNDIKMLVQKEKDEIERILYELSAETATFEESIITNYESVIFIDYVFAKAKLAKKQNAVKPLLNNEGKIDLKKARHPLIDAKKVVPIDISLGIDYSTLVITGPNTGGKTVALKTLGILTLMAQSGLLIPAQDKSCISVFESVFADIGDEQSISQSLSTFSSHMTYIVEIVKAANSSSLVLFDELGAGTDPIEGAALAISILEYLANFGVKLVATTHYPELKLYALETKGVKNASCEFDIETLKPTYRLITGIPGRSNAFAIASRLGLEPSIIDKANEFISDENSRFEDVIDNLEKSRKKLESESQIAQKQREETDKMLINAKKLREELDEKARLEREKLQEELEILIQTSKEEIQRRIDELEQIRRKKDAKNFAENINKAKAKSSSTLSSLENSIPDIKQKSKQKPKLTRPLQIGDSVKLQNIDTPATVLELPDKNGKVLVQAGILKTRIKLEELTLIEEKKTSEKSTVTINKSLSSRSVSSELDIRGYNALEAEDEVLKFIDNAVVSGLQTVSIIHGKGTGVLRSAVHSMLKKNKCVRTFRLGVFGEGETGVTIVELR encoded by the coding sequence ATGAATTTTGATAGAGCTCTTAATGCCCTCGAATATAAAAGCGTTATAGATTTACTTGTTTCAAAAGCCATTACTCAAGGCGGAAAAAAAATATGCTCTGAGCTTTTGCCCAAAACTGATATCTCTGAAGTTTCAATTCTTCTTGAAAATACAGATGACGCTTTTCGTTATATTTTAAAAGGCGGAGAGCCTCCTATTGCTCCTGTAACGGATATTGTAAATTCTGTTAAAAGAGCTCAATCTGGAGGTATTCTTTCTACTGCTGAATTTCTTGAAATTGCTAAGGTTTTAAAGGTTACACGAAATCTTTGCACCTATTTCGAAGACTATTCCTTTGACAGCAGTCTTAATGAATATATAAGCTTACTTATGCCCAATAAATATTTGGAAGAGAAGATTTTTTCTATTATTTTAGGTGTTGACGAAATTGCTGACAACGCTTCTCAAACCCTCTTTGACATACGCCGAAAAATTCGTATTACCTCTCAAAAAATTAAAGATAGCTTACAAAAAATCACTCATTCCCCTGCCACTCAGAAATATTTGCAAGAGCCTATTGTTACTGTACGTTCAGAAAGGTACGTTATACCTGTTAAGGCTGAATACCGCAGTGAAATCGCAGGTCTTGTCCACGATACCTCTGCCAGCGGCGCAACCTTATTTATTGAGCCTATGAGCGTTGTAGAAGCCAACAATGATATAAAAATGCTTGTTCAAAAGGAAAAAGACGAGATAGAGAGAATTTTATATGAGCTTTCTGCTGAAACTGCAACCTTTGAAGAAAGCATAATTACAAACTACGAATCTGTTATATTTATTGACTATGTATTTGCAAAAGCAAAGCTTGCAAAAAAGCAGAATGCCGTTAAGCCTTTGTTAAATAATGAAGGTAAAATAGATTTAAAAAAGGCAAGACACCCTCTTATTGATGCTAAAAAAGTTGTTCCGATAGATATTTCCTTGGGAATTGACTATTCCACATTAGTTATTACAGGACCTAACACAGGCGGAAAAACAGTTGCTTTAAAAACGCTTGGAATTTTAACACTTATGGCTCAAAGCGGTCTTTTAATTCCTGCTCAGGACAAAAGCTGTATAAGTGTTTTTGAAAGCGTTTTCGCAGATATAGGAGACGAACAGAGTATATCCCAATCTCTTTCCACTTTTTCATCGCATATGACCTATATTGTTGAAATAGTAAAAGCTGCCAACAGTTCCTCACTTGTTCTATTTGATGAGCTGGGCGCAGGTACTGACCCCATAGAAGGTGCTGCTCTTGCTATATCAATTCTTGAATATCTTGCTAATTTCGGTGTAAAGCTTGTTGCCACTACACACTATCCCGAGCTTAAATTATACGCTCTTGAAACTAAGGGAGTGAAAAATGCTTCCTGTGAATTTGATATAGAAACCTTAAAGCCTACCTACAGGCTTATAACAGGTATTCCGGGACGTTCCAACGCCTTCGCCATAGCTTCAAGACTTGGGCTAGAACCCTCTATTATTGACAAGGCTAATGAGTTTATAAGCGATGAAAACAGCCGTTTTGAAGATGTTATTGACAATCTTGAAAAGAGCAGAAAAAAGCTTGAAAGCGAAAGTCAAATTGCTCAGAAACAGCGTGAAGAAACCGACAAAATGCTTATAAATGCAAAAAAATTACGTGAAGAGCTTGACGAAAAAGCAAGACTTGAGCGTGAAAAGCTTCAGGAAGAATTAGAAATTTTAATTCAGACAAGCAAAGAGGAAATTCAAAGAAGAATTGACGAATTAGAACAAATCCGTCGCAAAAAAGATGCAAAAAACTTTGCTGAAAATATCAATAAAGCAAAAGCAAAGTCCTCTTCTACCCTATCCTCGCTTGAAAATTCTATTCCCGATATTAAACAAAAATCTAAACAAAAGCCAAAGCTTACAAGACCTTTGCAAATCGGTGACAGCGTTAAGCTTCAAAATATAGACACGCCTGCAACGGTTTTAGAATTACCTGATAAAAACGGAAAAGTTTTAGTACAAGCGGGTATACTGAAAACAAGAATAAAGCTTGAAGAATTAACTCTCATTGAAGAAAAAAAGACATCTGAAAAGTCTACTGTTACGATAAATAAAAGCCTCTCTTCCCGTAGCGTTTCCTCAGAGCTTGATATAAGAGGCTATAATGCTTTAGAGGCTGAAGATGAAGTTCTTAAATTTATTGATAATGCTGTTGTTTCAGGTTTACAAACAGTATCAATAATTCACGGAAAAGGCACAGGAGTTTTAAGGAGTGCGGTACACAGTATGCTTAAGAAAAACAAGTGTGTCCGTACCTTCCGTTTAGGTGTCTTCGGTGAAGGTGAAACAGGTGTAACAATAGTTGAATTGCGTTAA
- a CDS encoding helix-turn-helix domain-containing protein, producing MYNNSKIYLTICKFVQKRGISLPILLDKQHFSELFTDLNIVTGLKISFFDENFNPILSHPKEDCKFCSLIKNNPYGNLKCTQAIKNAFLKCQKTKKDFSFTCNAGLCETVIPIIEAEKIIGYVLFGQTAENKDFSFLWEICKSLGIERQAFDKASSSLNVMSKNEISSACQIIKMCVQFRLFSESISASRSQQITAFKEYISNNLSSELTVSKICKQLNVSRTTLYELVKEELGTGISEYITLKRIQRAKKLLLSTNMSIAEIAEAVGIYDYNYFSKYFKAKTGLSPSKWRTLT from the coding sequence ATGTATAATAATAGTAAGATTTATTTGACAATCTGTAAATTTGTCCAAAAACGAGGGATATCTTTGCCTATTTTATTAGATAAACAACATTTTTCTGAATTGTTTACAGATTTGAATATTGTTACTGGGTTGAAAATTTCTTTTTTTGATGAAAATTTCAATCCTATTCTTTCACACCCTAAAGAAGATTGCAAATTTTGTTCTCTTATAAAAAACAATCCGTACGGAAATCTCAAATGCACTCAAGCAATAAAAAATGCTTTTTTAAAATGTCAAAAAACAAAGAAAGATTTTTCCTTTACCTGTAATGCAGGGCTTTGCGAAACTGTTATACCCATAATTGAAGCCGAAAAAATCATAGGCTATGTTTTATTCGGGCAAACGGCAGAAAATAAAGATTTTTCATTTCTTTGGGAAATCTGTAAAAGCTTAGGAATTGAAAGGCAAGCCTTTGATAAAGCCTCTTCTTCCCTTAATGTTATGAGCAAAAATGAAATTTCCTCTGCTTGTCAAATAATAAAAATGTGCGTACAGTTCAGGCTTTTTTCCGAATCAATTTCTGCAAGCCGTTCTCAGCAAATAACCGCTTTTAAAGAATATATATCAAACAATCTTTCTTCAGAGCTTACCGTTTCAAAAATCTGCAAGCAGTTAAACGTTTCACGTACTACTCTTTATGAACTTGTCAAAGAAGAATTGGGTACGGGAATATCTGAATACATAACATTAAAGCGTATACAGCGTGCCAAAAAGCTTCTTTTATCTACCAATATGTCAATTGCAGAAATTGCTGAAGCTGTCGGCATTTACGATTATAATTATTTTTCAAAATATTTTAAAGCTAAAACAGGATTATCTCCTTCAAAATGGAGAACACTCACTTAA
- a CDS encoding carbohydrate kinase, whose translation MAFLGLDLGTTGCKAVICDETGKMLAKAYREYKAVRNNEKQVIDAAEMWNSIQYVISESVKKTTEKVRAIAVSSFGEAFACLDENDNPLCEIMLATDQRGDKECEDLASRISSERVQSIAGAEIHRMYSVSKIMWYKNNMPESYKKTKRILFMADYATYMLCGDSVVDCALAARSILLDVHKKEWSSEIFDAAGLDMSMFSRPACAGEPVAKVRPEIARSLGLDPETLVVNGAHDQICAAIGAGALSAGVAVNGTGTVECVTPVFEKPESTELMGKYKYALVPHAVEGLYVTYAFSYTGGAMLTWFRNTFAKYEAEMAAKNGENIYALLDSAISETPSGILVLPHFSGAATPYMDTQATGTMMGLTIGTQSIDIYRAIMEGVVYEMFNNLECLEKAGIHTDELRATGGGAYSAPWLQMKADITGRKIISYKNCEAGTMGCIALCAKAVGDFKTLEDAVKVYSQSGVTYYRNDRYVDRYLELYDRYKKLYNATKEIMQG comes from the coding sequence ATGGCATTTTTAGGATTGGATTTAGGAACAACAGGCTGTAAAGCGGTTATCTGTGATGAAACAGGAAAAATGCTTGCTAAGGCTTACAGAGAATATAAAGCGGTAAGAAACAACGAAAAGCAAGTAATAGATGCTGCTGAAATGTGGAACAGTATTCAGTACGTTATTTCAGAAAGCGTTAAGAAAACTACTGAAAAGGTAAGAGCTATAGCTGTTTCTTCTTTTGGCGAAGCTTTTGCTTGTCTTGATGAAAACGATAATCCATTATGTGAGATTATGCTTGCTACCGACCAAAGAGGAGATAAGGAATGCGAGGATCTTGCAAGCCGTATAAGCTCTGAAAGAGTACAGAGTATAGCAGGTGCTGAAATTCACCGTATGTATAGCGTTTCAAAGATTATGTGGTATAAAAACAATATGCCTGAAAGCTATAAGAAAACAAAGAGAATTTTGTTTATGGCTGACTATGCTACATATATGCTTTGCGGCGACAGTGTTGTAGACTGTGCGTTGGCTGCCCGTTCAATTTTACTTGACGTTCATAAAAAGGAATGGTCTTCTGAAATATTTGATGCCGCAGGACTTGATATGTCAATGTTCTCTCGTCCCGCATGCGCAGGCGAGCCTGTTGCTAAGGTAAGACCTGAAATTGCAAGAAGCCTCGGACTTGACCCCGAAACTCTTGTTGTAAACGGTGCTCATGACCAAATTTGTGCTGCTATCGGAGCAGGCGCTTTAAGTGCAGGCGTTGCAGTAAACGGAACAGGAACAGTTGAGTGTGTAACTCCCGTATTTGAAAAGCCCGAAAGCACAGAGCTTATGGGTAAATATAAGTATGCTCTTGTACCTCACGCTGTTGAAGGCCTTTATGTAACTTATGCTTTCAGCTACACAGGCGGAGCTATGCTCACTTGGTTTAGAAATACATTTGCAAAATATGAAGCTGAAATGGCAGCTAAAAACGGAGAAAATATTTATGCACTTTTGGATAGTGCCATCTCTGAAACTCCTAGCGGTATCTTAGTATTACCTCATTTCTCAGGCGCTGCAACTCCTTATATGGATACACAGGCAACAGGAACAATGATGGGACTTACTATCGGTACTCAGTCCATTGATATCTACAGGGCAATTATGGAAGGTGTTGTATATGAAATGTTCAACAATCTTGAGTGCCTTGAAAAAGCAGGAATACATACAGACGAGCTTCGTGCTACAGGCGGCGGCGCATATTCTGCTCCTTGGCTTCAGATGAAGGCTGATATCACAGGAAGAAAGATTATCAGCTATAAAAACTGTGAAGCAGGAACAATGGGATGTATTGCTCTTTGCGCAAAGGCTGTAGGCGATTTCAAAACATTGGAAGATGCAGTAAAGGTTTACTCACAGTCAGGCGTAACATATTACCGCAACGACCGTTATGTAGACAGATATCTTGAGCTTTACGATAGATATAAGAAGCTCTACAACGCAACAAAGGAAATTATGCAAGGTTAA